In Mucilaginibacter celer, one DNA window encodes the following:
- a CDS encoding LysR family transcriptional regulator, protein MISFAHRVFMEVAANLSFSKAAQVLFITQPAISKHIKALEDQYKVPLFERKPNSILLTEAGNKLNEYLQQATEIERKIEYDLSVLSNLSQAAGHLRLGASTTIALYILPPILSGFQREYANVDVQLVNRNSEYILNALLNHEVDIGIIEVDNKLTTVSYTPFMSDEVIPVCSAKSPLAGKSLTLKQLVKTPLAVRERGSGTLNAVLKSLSALHIKPADLSVKIRLGGTEALKNFLLADQCLGFMPRPSIIRQLAEGDLVEVPIEGLKITRDFFFIRRKGTEDYGLTSNFINFAAQHISAK, encoded by the coding sequence ATGATCTCATTTGCCCATCGCGTATTTATGGAAGTTGCCGCCAACCTGAGTTTCAGCAAGGCGGCCCAGGTGCTTTTTATTACGCAGCCTGCCATCAGTAAACACATTAAGGCTTTAGAAGATCAGTACAAAGTGCCCCTGTTTGAGCGTAAGCCCAACAGCATTTTGCTTACGGAAGCCGGCAATAAACTTAACGAGTACTTACAGCAAGCTACCGAAATTGAGCGGAAGATAGAATACGACCTATCGGTATTGAGCAACTTATCGCAGGCTGCAGGGCATTTGCGTTTGGGTGCCAGCACTACTATCGCCTTATATATTTTGCCGCCAATATTGTCGGGCTTTCAGCGCGAATATGCCAATGTGGATGTGCAACTGGTAAACCGCAACAGCGAGTACATTTTGAATGCGCTGCTTAACCATGAGGTTGACATTGGCATTATTGAGGTAGATAATAAACTCACCACCGTATCGTACACGCCATTTATGAGCGATGAGGTGATCCCGGTATGCTCGGCTAAAAGCCCGCTGGCGGGAAAATCACTCACATTGAAACAGCTTGTTAAAACTCCGCTTGCTGTACGGGAGCGCGGATCTGGAACTTTGAATGCCGTATTGAAATCATTATCAGCGTTACATATTAAACCGGCGGATCTATCAGTAAAAATTCGTTTAGGTGGTACAGAAGCGCTAAAAAACTTCCTCCTGGCCGATCAATGCCTCGGCTTTATGCCGCGCCCATCCATCATCCGTCAACTGGCCGAAGGTGATTTGGTTGAAGTGCCAATTGAAGGGTTAAAGATCACCCGTGATTTCTTTTTTATTCGCCGTAAAGGGACTGAGGATTACGGGTTGACGAGTAATTTTATCAATTTCGCCGCACAGCATATCAGCGCAAAATAA
- a CDS encoding type 1 glutamine amidotransferase domain-containing protein, producing MASLNNRRVAILTEEGFEQVELTSPKEALEAAGATVHIISPQSGRIKAWDQTDWGIEVEVDRNLKDVSADEYDALVLPGGVLNPDKLRQNAEAVAFASSFLEEGKPVASICHGPQLLIETGLLEGRRLTSYPSLQTDLKNAGADWVDEEVVVDNGLVTSRRPDDLEAFNRKAIEEIGEGVHS from the coding sequence ATGGCAAGTTTGAATAACCGTAGGGTGGCTATCCTTACCGAAGAAGGATTTGAGCAGGTGGAGTTAACAAGCCCTAAAGAAGCTTTAGAGGCGGCGGGTGCTACTGTACATATTATATCGCCCCAAAGTGGCCGCATCAAGGCCTGGGACCAGACGGACTGGGGCATTGAAGTTGAAGTAGATCGTAACCTAAAAGATGTAAGCGCCGACGAATACGACGCCCTGGTATTGCCGGGCGGCGTACTTAATCCGGATAAATTAAGACAAAATGCCGAAGCAGTTGCCTTCGCGTCGTCGTTTTTAGAAGAAGGCAAGCCGGTAGCATCTATCTGCCACGGCCCGCAGCTATTGATAGAAACCGGTTTGCTGGAAGGCAGGCGTTTAACTTCATACCCATCACTGCAAACTGATTTAAAAAATGCCGGTGCTGATTGGGTTGATGAGGAGGTAGTTGTTGACAATGGCTTGGTGACCAGTCGCCGGCCGGATGATCTGGAAGCATTTAACCGGAAGGCTATTGAAGAGATTGGTGAGGGTGTACACAGCTAA